From Nitrospirota bacterium, the proteins below share one genomic window:
- the pgl gene encoding 6-phosphogluconolactonase, which translates to MSVAPEIRIMSDAEEVAQEAAELFVWLGEQAIKRSGRFLVALSGGSTPKALYTKLAGPEFSARLEWSRVRFVFGDERCVPPDHPESNYGMADAILFQPLKIQPGQVLRMKGEDSDPDRAARLYEALLRQECGTVDGAWPMFDAVLLGLGEDGHVASLFPGTDAVNEQTRWVVATKSPRGVASRLTLTLGVINHAGVVIFLVTGPHKASVVRTVLEGREPQTAPLPAALVRPERGRLIWFLDQAAASELTVTRQGITSREE; encoded by the coding sequence ATGAGCGTCGCGCCTGAAATTCGGATCATGAGCGATGCGGAAGAGGTGGCGCAAGAGGCCGCCGAACTCTTCGTGTGGCTGGGCGAACAGGCGATCAAAAGAAGCGGGCGGTTCCTGGTGGCCCTTTCCGGCGGCTCGACCCCGAAGGCGCTGTACACAAAGCTGGCCGGTCCGGAGTTCTCAGCCCGATTGGAGTGGAGTCGTGTGAGGTTTGTTTTCGGAGATGAGCGCTGCGTCCCGCCGGACCATCCGGAGAGTAATTACGGCATGGCCGACGCGATCCTGTTCCAGCCGTTGAAAATTCAGCCCGGCCAAGTGTTACGGATGAAGGGCGAAGACAGCGACCCAGACCGGGCGGCTCGGCTCTATGAGGCGCTCTTGAGGCAAGAATGCGGAACGGTCGACGGCGCGTGGCCTATGTTCGATGCGGTGCTGCTCGGACTGGGCGAAGACGGCCATGTCGCCTCGCTGTTTCCCGGTACGGACGCCGTGAACGAACAGACACGATGGGTGGTCGCGACGAAGTCGCCCCGCGGAGTCGCGTCCCGGTTGACTCTGACCCTGGGCGTCATCAATCACGCCGGCGTCGTGATCTTCCTCGTGACCGGCCCCCATAAGGCTTCCGTGGTCCGGACGGTGCTGGAAGGGCGGGAGCCGCAGACCGCCCCTCTGCCGGCCGCGCTGGTGCGTCCCGAACGAGGACGCCTCATCTGGTTTCTCGACCAGGCGGCCGCATCGGAACTCACTGTCACCAGACAAGGCATAACGTCTCGCGAGGAATAA
- the glk gene encoding glucokinase, with protein sequence MILAGDIGGTKTNLALFDWKTERVEPVREETFHSGDYKALEEILAEFLTPPAKPAISEDEENSQDAEASSETRPQEPKTPESLIIDAACFGVAGPVIDNRCQTTNLPWIVDGAALGKQFGIPQVRLLNDLEATAHGVLWLRPDEVDVLNKGTPPKTKQALALIAAGTGLGEAILFWDGGQYRPMPSEGGHADFAPNSDSEIDLLRHLRGSYLHVSYERVLSGAGLYAIYEFLRDTKRNEPTWLAEKIKVGDPAAVIAEAGLKGQAEIAKQALDLFASIYGAEAGNLALKALALDGVYVGGGIAPKLIAKLKDGTFMKAFTNKGRYKRLMSGIPVKVVMNEKTALLGAAACAAKLVHGGPS encoded by the coding sequence ATGATACTGGCGGGCGACATCGGGGGCACGAAGACCAACCTGGCGTTGTTTGACTGGAAGACCGAGCGGGTGGAACCGGTCCGCGAGGAAACCTTTCACAGCGGCGACTACAAGGCGCTCGAGGAGATCCTGGCGGAGTTTCTGACGCCGCCGGCCAAGCCCGCGATCTCGGAAGACGAAGAGAACTCCCAAGACGCGGAGGCGTCGTCCGAGACGCGGCCGCAGGAGCCAAAGACCCCGGAATCCCTCATCATCGACGCCGCCTGCTTCGGCGTGGCGGGACCCGTCATCGACAACCGTTGCCAGACGACCAACCTCCCATGGATCGTCGATGGGGCGGCGCTGGGGAAGCAATTCGGCATTCCACAGGTCCGTCTCCTCAACGACCTGGAGGCCACCGCCCACGGGGTCCTGTGGTTAAGACCGGATGAAGTGGACGTGCTCAACAAGGGAACCCCGCCCAAAACCAAACAGGCCCTGGCGCTGATTGCGGCGGGAACGGGGTTGGGCGAAGCGATCCTGTTCTGGGACGGCGGCCAATACCGGCCGATGCCGTCGGAAGGCGGACATGCGGACTTCGCGCCCAACAGCGACAGCGAGATCGACCTCTTGCGGCATCTGCGCGGCAGCTATCTCCACGTGAGTTACGAACGCGTCCTCTCCGGCGCAGGGCTGTACGCGATCTATGAGTTTCTCCGCGACACAAAGAGGAACGAGCCGACCTGGCTGGCGGAGAAGATCAAAGTCGGCGATCCCGCCGCGGTCATCGCCGAGGCGGGATTGAAGGGTCAGGCGGAGATCGCCAAACAGGCGCTGGATCTCTTCGCCTCGATTTACGGCGCGGAGGCCGGCAACCTGGCGCTGAAAGCGCTGGCGCTCGACGGCGTCTATGTCGGCGGCGGCATCGCCCCCAAACTGATCGCCAAGCTGAAAGACGGCACGTTCATGAAGGCCTTTACCAATAAGGGCCGGTACAAGCGGCTGATGAGCGGGATCCCGGTCAAGGTGGTGATGAACGAGAAAACCGCCTTGCTCGGCGCGGCGGCGTGTGCGGCGAAGCTTGTTCACGGTGGTCCGTCATGA
- the rpiA gene encoding ribose-5-phosphate isomerase RpiA has protein sequence MTNVRDLDALKRAAALKALEYVRDGMVVGLGTGSTAKHAVLGLAERVKAGLKIRGVPTSHETAELARRHGIDLIETDDAWSIDVAIDGADQVDPHLNLIKGGGGALLKEKIVAAAARRLIIVVDYTKMVPALGNSFPLPIEVVPFGWGSTARQLETLGGKAVLRRRNGRIFTTEAGHYILDLQLGRIDRPAELETQLNLIPGVVETGLFVGRTSLLIVGTPDGVEIHHPPEP, from the coding sequence ATGACGAATGTTCGCGATCTCGACGCGCTCAAGCGCGCAGCCGCGCTCAAGGCCCTCGAATACGTCCGCGACGGCATGGTCGTCGGATTGGGAACCGGCTCGACCGCCAAGCATGCGGTGCTCGGTCTGGCAGAGCGGGTGAAGGCGGGCCTGAAGATCCGAGGCGTGCCGACATCGCACGAGACCGCCGAACTGGCCAGGCGTCATGGCATCGACCTGATCGAAACGGATGACGCATGGTCGATCGATGTCGCGATCGACGGCGCCGATCAGGTCGATCCGCACCTGAACCTGATCAAAGGCGGCGGCGGGGCGCTGCTCAAAGAGAAGATCGTGGCGGCCGCCGCGCGTCGACTGATCATCGTGGTGGACTATACCAAAATGGTTCCTGCCCTCGGCAATTCGTTTCCTCTCCCGATCGAGGTGGTCCCCTTCGGCTGGGGCAGTACCGCACGCCAACTCGAAACATTGGGCGGAAAGGCGGTGCTCCGCCGGCGGAACGGGCGGATCTTCACGACCGAAGCCGGGCATTACATTCTGGATCTGCAACTCGGCCGGATCGACCGACCGGCGGAACTCGAGACACAACTCAATCTGATCCCCGGCGTGGTCGAAACCGGCCTGTTCGTCGGACGCACCAGTCTGTTGATCGTCGGCACTCCGGATGGCGTCGAGATCCATCACCCGCCGGAGCCGTGA
- a CDS encoding M1 family metallopeptidase, whose translation MDPYRLPRHVIPSRYELRLEPDLASFTFTGQETVELTVHQVTSELVLNAADLAVTSARIENDRGASYEGTVELEEAVERCRIRFPAALQPGGWRLTLTFSGVLNEKLRGFYRSTYKDQAGATHRLAATQFEATDARRAFPCWDEPDFKAVFAATLAIDPALTAVSNTRILSERREGGKKVVRFADTIRMSTYLVAFVVGELEATDPVTVGQTPLRVWAVPGKRHLARFGQEIGAFSLRFFEEYYGISYPGDKLDLIAIPDFASGAMENLGAITFRETALLVDQRAATHAELERVADVVAHENAHMWFGDLVTMSWWNGLWLNEAFATFMEMLAVDAWKPEWQRWVTFGASRAAALSVDGLHSTRPIEYPVRAPKDADAMFDVLTYEKGAAVLRMLEQHLGPAVFRDGVRDYLRTHAYANADTGDLWASLGKAAKQPVPELMDAWIFKPGYPLLTAEIKGDSELVLTQQRFTYLSSPPDPFPSSPGSRQSSSPLAPDPSPTTWQVPIQLRIVAGGKTETRRLLLNDKETTLALPPGFESVLLNEGGHGFYRVRYAPELLERLIPLLPDRLAATERFNLVNDVWAAAVAGLMPLDAYLDLTGRFTAERDKNVWALLLDSFQQLNRIIDSHDRPLLEALVRDRVAPAVKDLGWAPQRTEDELTRQLRGELIRALGTIGNDAAVQTRAAELYQAYLQDADAVDPNIVSALVAILAHTGDESRYQEFSERFAKAATPQEERRYLFALAAFRRHELLERTLARTLNGEIRTQDGPFLVGAILGSVYGRELAWNFVKINWDTMDRLFPKNGLRRMCGGIVGLATPELERDVREFFTSRKIDLGGKTLDQYLEQLRVVVRFRERSGTELRGYLQRFSAVALR comes from the coding sequence GTGGATCCATATCGGTTGCCGAGACACGTCATCCCGAGCCGGTATGAGCTGCGGCTCGAGCCGGACCTCGCCTCGTTCACGTTCACCGGGCAGGAAACCGTCGAGTTGACCGTCCACCAGGTGACCTCGGAACTGGTGCTCAATGCCGCCGACCTCGCGGTGACGTCCGCGCGCATCGAGAACGATCGCGGGGCGTCGTACGAGGGAACGGTCGAATTGGAGGAAGCGGTGGAGCGATGTCGCATCCGATTTCCCGCCGCCCTCCAACCCGGCGGCTGGCGACTGACGCTCACCTTCAGCGGCGTGCTGAACGAGAAGCTGCGGGGCTTCTACCGCAGCACCTACAAGGACCAGGCCGGCGCCACGCACCGGCTTGCCGCGACGCAATTCGAAGCAACCGACGCGCGACGCGCGTTTCCTTGCTGGGACGAGCCGGACTTCAAAGCGGTCTTTGCCGCGACGCTGGCGATCGACCCGGCGCTGACAGCCGTCTCCAACACCCGGATCCTGTCGGAGCGGCGGGAAGGCGGCAAGAAAGTGGTGCGGTTCGCGGATACGATCCGCATGTCCACCTACCTCGTCGCCTTCGTGGTCGGAGAGCTGGAAGCAACGGACCCGGTCACCGTCGGCCAGACGCCGTTGCGGGTCTGGGCCGTCCCCGGCAAACGACACCTCGCCAGGTTTGGGCAGGAGATCGGAGCCTTCTCCCTGCGGTTCTTCGAGGAGTACTACGGTATTTCCTACCCCGGCGACAAGCTGGATCTGATCGCGATTCCGGACTTCGCCTCCGGCGCGATGGAAAACCTCGGCGCGATCACGTTCCGGGAAACCGCGCTGCTGGTGGATCAGCGCGCCGCCACCCACGCCGAACTCGAACGGGTGGCCGACGTCGTCGCGCACGAGAACGCCCACATGTGGTTCGGCGACCTCGTGACCATGTCCTGGTGGAACGGCCTGTGGCTGAACGAAGCCTTTGCGACCTTCATGGAGATGTTGGCCGTGGACGCGTGGAAACCGGAGTGGCAACGCTGGGTGACCTTCGGCGCCTCCCGCGCGGCCGCATTGTCGGTGGACGGCTTGCACAGTACCAGACCGATCGAATACCCGGTCCGCGCGCCGAAGGACGCCGATGCCATGTTCGATGTCTTGACCTATGAAAAGGGCGCGGCGGTCCTGCGGATGCTGGAGCAGCATCTCGGCCCGGCCGTGTTTCGCGACGGCGTCCGGGATTATCTCCGTACCCATGCCTACGCTAATGCCGACACCGGCGATCTCTGGGCGTCGCTGGGAAAAGCGGCCAAGCAGCCGGTCCCCGAACTGATGGATGCCTGGATCTTCAAACCCGGTTATCCGCTCCTCACCGCCGAGATCAAGGGCGATTCCGAACTGGTGCTGACTCAACAGCGCTTCACCTATCTCAGTTCACCCCCTGATCCTTTTCCGTCGTCTCCTGGCAGTCGTCAATCGTCCTCCCCCCTCGCCCCTGACCCCTCGCCGACCACCTGGCAGGTGCCCATCCAACTGCGGATCGTCGCCGGCGGCAAGACGGAGACGAGGCGATTGCTCCTCAACGACAAGGAAACCACCCTGGCTCTGCCGCCGGGCTTCGAGTCGGTGTTGCTCAACGAGGGGGGCCACGGCTTTTACCGCGTTCGCTATGCGCCGGAGCTGTTGGAGCGCCTGATCCCGCTCCTGCCGGACCGGCTGGCGGCGACCGAACGGTTCAACCTGGTCAACGACGTGTGGGCTGCCGCCGTCGCGGGCTTGATGCCGCTCGACGCCTACCTCGACCTGACCGGCCGGTTCACAGCCGAACGGGACAAGAATGTCTGGGCGCTCCTGCTCGACTCGTTCCAGCAACTCAACCGGATTATCGACTCACACGATCGCCCCCTGCTCGAGGCCTTGGTCCGCGATCGAGTGGCGCCGGCGGTCAAGGATCTCGGTTGGGCACCGCAGCGAACGGAGGACGAGCTGACCCGCCAACTGCGCGGCGAACTGATCCGCGCCCTGGGCACTATCGGGAACGACGCGGCCGTGCAAACGCGCGCGGCCGAGCTGTACCAGGCCTATCTGCAAGATGCGGACGCGGTGGACCCGAACATCGTGTCGGCGCTCGTGGCGATCCTCGCCCACACCGGCGACGAGTCACGGTATCAAGAGTTCTCCGAACGGTTTGCCAAGGCTGCAACGCCGCAGGAAGAGCGGCGCTATCTTTTCGCCCTGGCTGCGTTCCGGCGGCACGAGCTGTTGGAACGGACGCTGGCACGGACCCTCAACGGCGAGATCCGAACGCAGGACGGTCCGTTCCTCGTCGGCGCGATCCTGGGAAGCGTCTACGGCCGCGAGCTGGCGTGGAACTTCGTGAAGATCAACTGGGACACGATGGATCGGCTGTTCCCCAAGAACGGCCTGCGCCGCATGTGCGGCGGCATCGTCGGCCTCGCCACGCCCGAACTCGAGCGGGACGTGCGCGAGTTTTTCACGTCGCGCAAGATCGACCTCGGCGGCAAAACGCTGGACCAGTATCTGGAGCAACTACGCGTGGTGGTGAGGTTCCGCGAGCGCAGCGGCACGGAACTCCGCGGCTATCTCCAACGATTCAGCGCCGTCGCGCTTCGATAA
- a CDS encoding HigA family addiction module antitoxin has protein sequence MRMKNPPHPGLSVRHDCLEPLGLSVAEGAKVLGITRQAMHNLVTGKAGISAEMAIRLDKAFGGGAETWLRMRAAYDLAQMEKKAGKIKVKRVAEAPRPVHA, from the coding sequence ATGCGTATGAAGAACCCTCCCCATCCTGGACTGTCGGTGCGGCATGACTGCCTTGAGCCGCTGGGACTGTCCGTGGCAGAAGGTGCGAAGGTGCTGGGGATCACGCGACAGGCGATGCATAACCTGGTGACCGGCAAGGCGGGGATTTCGGCAGAAATGGCAATCCGGCTGGACAAGGCGTTCGGCGGCGGTGCGGAGACGTGGCTGCGGATGCGGGCGGCCTACGACCTGGCGCAGATGGAAAAGAAGGCTGGAAAGATCAAGGTCAAGCGTGTGGCAGAAGCACCCAGACCTGTGCATGCATGA
- a CDS encoding LuxR C-terminal-related transcriptional regulator: METQGTSDESAFNLADLRTGPGIVVLSAAMQLLYMNQAAHELTRQINATGQGKGSPSAAHGVLPEALTEVCREVIDTLKVRTEAKDWEQFQVTRIAASSDRTILLKGFGLPDAGGLQRARIVVTIEPLGRQDQRGIDRAKERYQLTDRELAVVKELVKGFTNKEIANALHITEQTVKEHIKRIMRKTGATTRTGILAKVLAS, encoded by the coding sequence ATGGAGACTCAGGGGACGAGCGACGAATCGGCGTTCAACCTCGCGGATCTTCGGACCGGGCCGGGAATTGTCGTGCTGTCGGCGGCGATGCAGCTTCTGTATATGAACCAGGCGGCCCACGAGCTGACCCGGCAAATCAATGCGACCGGGCAGGGGAAAGGATCGCCGTCTGCCGCCCACGGCGTCTTGCCCGAGGCGCTCACCGAGGTGTGCCGGGAGGTCATCGACACGCTAAAGGTAAGGACCGAGGCCAAAGACTGGGAGCAGTTTCAAGTCACGCGGATCGCCGCGTCATCCGACCGCACCATCCTCCTGAAGGGATTCGGATTGCCCGACGCCGGCGGCCTGCAGCGGGCGAGGATCGTGGTGACGATCGAGCCGCTGGGGCGACAAGACCAGCGAGGGATCGATCGAGCCAAGGAGCGGTACCAGTTGACGGACCGCGAGCTAGCCGTCGTGAAGGAGCTTGTCAAAGGCTTCACCAATAAAGAGATCGCCAACGCTCTCCACATCACCGAGCAAACGGTCAAAGAGCACATCAAACGCATCATGCGGAAGACCGGCGCCACGACCCGGACGGGCATTCTGGCCAAGGTGCTCGCGTCCTAG
- a CDS encoding AAA family ATPase: MRHWTSGAITPPHRLLKRLRRSRSTSAPPVPKEYRDLVTRWILRLLAAGRRMEIECELESALQKLTGLPPAYLRNPSGAEARQAIQRRLARVERHSMSRETPLARQLHQLAEVVGLSEAEQELLAFTVLARACPVLSDFMEATREQSVWSLDEVLAIVLGRERKEIDRMLRRDSALCSAGLLRVDRTEPDVAEMLDLLDGLDTGLLEDPEGGAAPFRRYCEVTPAPRHRLDEFPHLRDHIQVLRRLLGHVLEHPTTGINILVYGESGTGKTELVKALAASLGATLFLVGYECEHRELEQFRFRSYLFTQKLLARNDRSLVLFDEVEDVFSDREFPLFGWNRRSGLQKAWTNAALETNPRPAFWICNEVGQIDPAFRRRFAYALEVRTPPRSVRRAVLAGNLQHLPVRPEWIDRMAGHPNLTPALIAQASKVASLAGGDDPAMVETLVERAIRQSLEVLGCAPLERAGSEPLLRYSIEHLNASHDLQAVVEGLKTRPAGRLCLYGPPGSGKTAFAHYVADRLDRPLLERRASDLLSCWLGGTEQNLARLFREAIDEGAVILLDEADSFLRDRRGAHRSWEVTQVNELLKQMEAFEGVCFCATNLMEDLDPAVLRRFDLKIWFDYLTAEQAFTLFVLAVVATREPGDGVVVSTSVQERLARLNTLTPGDFNTVLRQARLYGKRYDAEELLAALEAECRAKHGTMSRIAGFSACE, encoded by the coding sequence ATGCGCCATTGGACATCCGGAGCCATCACGCCGCCGCATCGTCTGCTCAAACGACTCCGCCGATCGAGGAGCACATCTGCTCCGCCGGTCCCAAAGGAGTACCGGGATCTGGTTACCCGATGGATTCTGCGTCTGCTGGCCGCGGGTCGTCGCATGGAGATCGAGTGCGAGCTGGAATCCGCACTACAAAAGCTCACTGGTCTGCCGCCGGCCTATCTGAGGAACCCGTCCGGCGCTGAAGCGAGGCAGGCGATTCAGCGTCGACTTGCAAGGGTGGAACGGCATTCGATGTCGCGGGAGACGCCTCTGGCGCGGCAGCTTCATCAGCTCGCTGAAGTGGTCGGACTGTCTGAAGCCGAGCAGGAACTGCTTGCCTTCACGGTTTTGGCGCGAGCCTGTCCGGTGCTCAGCGACTTTATGGAAGCGACGCGGGAGCAGAGCGTGTGGTCGTTGGACGAGGTGCTGGCGATTGTGCTCGGACGGGAGCGCAAGGAAATTGACCGGATGCTGCGCAGGGACAGCGCACTGTGCTCGGCTGGTCTTCTGCGCGTGGATCGGACGGAACCCGACGTCGCGGAGATGCTGGATCTGTTGGACGGATTGGATACCGGCCTGCTGGAAGATCCGGAGGGCGGAGCGGCGCCGTTTCGTCGCTATTGCGAGGTGACGCCGGCACCGCGCCATCGGCTGGATGAATTTCCTCATCTCCGCGACCACATCCAGGTGCTGCGCCGCTTGCTGGGCCATGTCCTCGAGCATCCGACCACGGGGATCAATATCCTGGTGTACGGCGAGAGCGGTACGGGCAAAACGGAACTCGTCAAGGCGCTGGCGGCGTCCCTGGGCGCCACGCTCTTTCTGGTCGGGTACGAGTGCGAACACAGAGAACTCGAACAGTTCCGGTTCCGGTCGTATCTCTTCACGCAGAAATTGTTGGCGCGCAACGACCGAAGCCTCGTCCTCTTCGATGAAGTGGAGGATGTCTTTTCCGACCGGGAGTTCCCACTGTTCGGCTGGAACCGGAGATCCGGGCTCCAGAAGGCGTGGACCAATGCCGCCTTGGAGACCAATCCGCGCCCGGCCTTCTGGATCTGCAACGAAGTGGGGCAGATCGATCCGGCGTTTCGGCGGCGGTTCGCTTATGCGCTGGAGGTGCGGACCCCGCCGCGATCCGTGCGCCGCGCGGTGTTGGCGGGCAACCTCCAACATCTGCCGGTTCGGCCCGAGTGGATCGACCGGATGGCCGGCCATCCGAACCTCACCCCGGCGCTGATCGCCCAGGCGTCCAAAGTCGCGAGCTTGGCCGGCGGCGACGATCCGGCCATGGTGGAAACACTGGTCGAGCGGGCGATCCGACAGAGTCTCGAAGTGCTCGGCTGTGCGCCGCTCGAACGCGCCGGGTCTGAGCCGCTCCTCAGGTACAGCATCGAGCACCTCAATGCCAGCCATGATCTGCAGGCTGTGGTGGAGGGACTCAAGACACGCCCGGCCGGGCGGCTGTGTCTCTACGGTCCGCCCGGCAGCGGGAAAACCGCGTTCGCCCATTACGTGGCCGACCGGCTTGACCGTCCGCTTCTCGAGCGCCGCGCGTCGGACTTGCTGAGTTGCTGGCTCGGCGGGACCGAGCAGAATCTGGCCCGACTGTTCCGGGAGGCCATCGACGAAGGCGCCGTGATCCTGCTCGATGAGGCCGACAGTTTCCTCCGTGATCGGCGCGGCGCGCATCGCTCCTGGGAAGTGACCCAGGTCAATGAACTCTTGAAGCAGATGGAAGCGTTCGAAGGGGTCTGCTTCTGCGCCACCAACTTGATGGAAGACCTCGACCCGGCCGTCCTGCGGCGGTTCGACCTCAAGATTTGGTTCGACTACCTGACGGCGGAACAGGCATTCACGCTCTTCGTGCTCGCCGTGGTTGCGACGCGGGAACCAGGTGACGGAGTGGTGGTGTCCACGTCCGTGCAAGAGCGGCTGGCTCGATTGAACACGTTGACGCCGGGAGACTTCAACACGGTGCTGCGGCAAGCTCGATTGTATGGGAAACGTTACGATGCCGAGGAGCTGCTCGCCGCGCTCGAAGCCGAGTGCCGAGCGAAACACGGAACCATGAGCCGCATTGCGGGCTTCTCCGCATGCGAATAG
- a CDS encoding WYL domain-containing protein, with translation MRRATETVFRQWVMLRLIPRSPRSIGTREIKDRLEEEGFAVELRTIQRDLAKLSGIFPLTGEADGKALRWAWMAEAASLDIPGMDPPTAVAFQLAAVYLAPLLPPTTLRHLTPYFQRARDVLASTRGGSISLWPDKVCAIVRGPVLQAPAIVPSVQETVYQALLTDRQLIVAYRNKAADRPKTYPVHPLGLVFRDGVVYLVCTVKRYADIRHLALHRMTSAMLRDEPTRRPEGFSLSRYVKDEQFFSYPLQGRPIHAELLFERGAALHLAERPLSRDQRLIPQKDGRVLLRATVRDTLELRWWVQGFGDQVEVIAPASWRTEFAAMVHRLANRYGNSPQTSKTARRRSA, from the coding sequence ATGAGGCGTGCCACCGAGACGGTGTTTCGGCAGTGGGTCATGCTCCGCCTGATTCCGCGATCGCCTCGGTCGATCGGAACACGGGAGATCAAGGATCGTTTGGAGGAGGAGGGCTTTGCGGTTGAGTTACGGACCATCCAGCGCGATTTGGCCAAACTCTCGGGAATTTTCCCGCTGACCGGCGAGGCCGACGGCAAGGCCTTACGATGGGCGTGGATGGCCGAGGCTGCTTCCTTGGACATCCCCGGTATGGACCCGCCGACGGCTGTGGCTTTTCAGTTGGCGGCGGTTTACTTGGCTCCCCTCCTGCCGCCCACAACATTGCGCCATCTGACACCGTACTTCCAACGGGCCCGGGACGTGCTCGCGAGCACACGCGGGGGCAGCATCAGCTTATGGCCGGACAAGGTCTGCGCCATTGTGCGCGGGCCGGTCCTTCAGGCGCCAGCGATCGTCCCATCGGTCCAGGAGACCGTCTATCAAGCCCTGCTGACCGATCGGCAACTGATCGTCGCCTATCGCAACAAGGCCGCCGACCGGCCGAAGACTTACCCGGTCCATCCGCTCGGACTCGTATTCCGGGATGGAGTGGTGTATCTGGTCTGCACCGTGAAACGGTATGCAGACATCCGGCACCTGGCCTTGCACCGGATGACCTCGGCGATGCTGCGCGATGAGCCGACCCGTCGCCCGGAGGGTTTTTCGCTGAGCCGCTACGTGAAGGACGAGCAGTTCTTTTCCTATCCCCTCCAGGGGCGGCCCATTCACGCCGAACTCCTGTTCGAGCGGGGTGCGGCGCTGCACTTGGCCGAACGGCCCCTATCACGAGATCAGCGGCTCATACCCCAAAAAGACGGGCGGGTCCTGCTGCGGGCGACCGTGCGCGACACGTTGGAACTCCGGTGGTGGGTGCAGGGATTCGGCGATCAGGTCGAGGTCATTGCGCCGGCGTCCTGGCGAACGGAGTTCGCCGCCATGGTCCATCGACTCGCGAACCGGTACGGCAACAGCCCTCAGACCAGCAAAACGGCAAGGCGCAGGTCTGCCTGA